The following nucleotide sequence is from Ahniella affigens.
CGGTCCTGCTTCAATCCAAACGCAATGTTCTGCTCCACGGTCATATGCGGGAACAGTGCGTAGGACTGAAACATCATGTTGATGGGCCGTTCGTACGGCGGTAATTCGTTGAGGACCTGGCCGTCCAGAAGAATCCGTCCAGTCGTTGGCTTCTCAAATCCAGCCAGGCACCGGAGCAACGTGGACTTGCCGCAGCCGGAGCCGCCAAGCAACGCGAAGATTTCGCCTTTTCTGATGTTCAACGACACATCATCGACCGCGACGAAGCCATCGAACTCTTTGGTTACATCATCGATGCACACATAGCGTTCATCGGCAGCACTGCGCTCAGGTTTAACGGTATCGGCAGGAACAGCGGCCATGCAAAGTCCTCAGTCGGGACGGGGCAGTGCAGCGGTCATGGCCAGTGGTGCCCCGTAAAGACCAGCTGGCCGCGATGGCGTGATGGATGCCCAGCACATCAGGCAACCCCACGACCGCGCCCGAGCTCGGCTCAGGCGCGGCACTTCGTGCAAAATTGCCTCAGTCGACGGCCTTCAGCTCGGTCCAGACATCGTTGTACTTTTTCATCGCTTCTGGCGACAGCACGGCCAAGCCGTAGAGCTTGTTCTGAATGGTGTCGGAGGTCGGCGTGATCATCGGATCTTCCGTAATGCTCTTATCCAGACTCGGCGTTGCCGCTTTGTTCGCGTTTGGATACGACACATAGTTGGACACGCCGGCAATCACGTCCGGGCGCAGCAGGAAGTTCAGGAACTTATGCGCGTTTTCCGGGTGCTTGGCGGTTTTTGGAATGGCCACCATGTCGAACCAGATCGCCGCGCCTTCAGCGGGGATGCTGTAGCCGACATTGACGCCGCCACCCGCTTCGGCTGCGCGTGCCTTGGCCTGAATAATGTCGCCCGACCAACCCACGACGAGGCACGCGTTCCCGCTGGCCAGGGCGTCGATGTATTCCGAAGAATGGAAGTTGGTGATCGAGGGGCGCAAGGTTTCGAGCAGCGCAGCAGCCTTGTCGATAACGGCCGGGTCAAAACTGTTCGGGTCTTCTTTCAAGAAATAAAGCGTGGTCGGAATGATCTCACTCGGGGCATCCAAGAACGTCACACCGCAGTCTTTGAGCTTGGCGAGGTTCTCTGGTTTGAAGACGAGATCCCAACTGTTGACGACGTCTTCGCTACCGAAAATTTCCTTGATCTTGTCGACGTTGTAGCCGATACCGGTGGTGCCCCAGAGGTAGGGGAAGGAGTATTCATTGCCCGGATCGACGTCCTGCAATTTGGACATGAGACCTTCGTCCAGGTTGCTCCAGTTCGTGAGCTTGGACTTGTCGAGCTTCTGATACGCGCCAGCCTGAATCTGTCGACCGAGGAACGACGACGACGGTACGACGATGTCGTAGCCGGTGTCGCCAGCGAGGATCTTCGATTCCAGCGTGTCGTTGCTGTCCATTTCGTCATAGGTGACCTTGATGCCGGTTTCCTTCTCGAAGTTGTCGAGCGTGTCGGGGGCAATGTAGTCGGACCAGTTGTAGAAATTCAGAACCGGCTCTTCGCCAGCCGGAGCGGCATCGGGCTTGGCTGCCGTCGATGCTGTTTGTTCAGAGCTACCACCACCGCCACCACAGCCGGCCAACGCCAGCGCCATCACCATCGTCAGACTACGGATTTTCATGATTCGACTCCCGATTTGTTCTGGCCCAATAGGAACTTCGATCTTACTGCCGGAAATGCCCGGAACAACATGTATTCGCGATCAGTTTGCGGTCAGCGTGCAACCGCCCTTGCAATGTCCGCAGCTCGCTTGAGGAGCCAATCAAGTGATTGATTGGTAAGCGCTTTACAGTGCGCGTCAAAGCATTCCCAGTTCCTTGGCCGTGTCATCCAGCGCACCACGGGTCTTGTCGGCGAGCTCGTCGATCTGATCAAAGCTGATGATCAGAGGGGGTGACAGCAGCATCGAGTCGTAGGTCGCGCGTAGGATCAACCCGCGCTTCAGCGCGAAGTCCCGGCACATGACCCCGACCTTGCCGCGCTCATCAAAGAACTTTCGTTCCGATTTTTTGGGGACCAATTCGAGCGCGCCAACCATGCCAGCAATGCGCGATTCACCCACTAGCGGATGGTCAGCCAGCTCTTGCCAGCGCTTCGCGAGGTACGGCCCGGTATCGGTCTTGCAGCGCTCGACGATTTTCTCGTCTTCCAGAATGCGGATGTTTTCCAATGCGACCGCTGCGCAAACCGGATGCCCGGAGTAGGTGTAACCATGCGCGAGTTCGCCGCCTTGTTCCGCGAGAACCTTCGCGACGCGATCATTGAACATGACTGCGCCGATCGGAATATAGCCCGAGCTCAGGCCCT
It contains:
- a CDS encoding polyamine ABC transporter substrate-binding protein, whose amino-acid sequence is MKIRSLTMVMALALAGCGGGGGSSEQTASTAAKPDAAPAGEEPVLNFYNWSDYIAPDTLDNFEKETGIKVTYDEMDSNDTLESKILAGDTGYDIVVPSSSFLGRQIQAGAYQKLDKSKLTNWSNLDEGLMSKLQDVDPGNEYSFPYLWGTTGIGYNVDKIKEIFGSEDVVNSWDLVFKPENLAKLKDCGVTFLDAPSEIIPTTLYFLKEDPNSFDPAVIDKAAALLETLRPSITNFHSSEYIDALASGNACLVVGWSGDIIQAKARAAEAGGGVNVGYSIPAEGAAIWFDMVAIPKTAKHPENAHKFLNFLLRPDVIAGVSNYVSYPNANKAATPSLDKSITEDPMITPTSDTIQNKLYGLAVLSPEAMKKYNDVWTELKAVD